gagccggtgttgccatccagccatctcatcctctgtctgatCTATACATTAAGGAATAAGGAGTTCAAGGGAGTCATGAAGAGGctgattagaaaagaaaaactttctgGAGAAACAATAGGACACTAACATCTTTTCACAAGGCATTTCCAATAAAGAAATTGGCTCCATGTAACCTTTAGttcattgtgaaattattttagtaACAGCCTTTacctaaaagtgaaaataatgccTAGAAAATGTGCTTATATTTTAATGTCAGTATCTTATAATGCCAAGTTGGTTCTCAACTAAAAGTGCTTTTCAAAGTCACTAActaatggccaacaagcacaagaaaatatgctcaatattatcgattattagagaaatcaaaattacagtgaggtatcaccttacaacagtcagaatggccatcacttaaaagtctacagataataaatgctggagaggctgtggagaaaaaggaaccctcctgcgttgttggtgggaatgttagttgagcagccactatggaaatcaGTAttgaggttcctttaaaaactaaagatagagTTACTATATAATCTTGAaaccccattcctgggcatggagaaaactctaattaaaaaaagatatatgcacaccaatgttcatagcagcacaacttacaatagccaagacatggaaccaTATGTaccttccaaatgttcaagctgtgtttagaaaaggcagaggaaccagagatcgaattgtcaacatctgttggattattgaaaaagctagagagttccagaaaaatatctacttctgctttattgactataccaaggcctttgactgtgtggatcacaacaaactctggaaaattcttaaacaggtgggaataccagaccacctgagctgcctccaagaaatctgtatgcaggtcaagaagcaacagttagaactggacatggaacaacagactggttccaaattgggaaaggagtacaccaaggctgtataatgtcaccctgcttatttaacttatacacagagtacatcatcagaaatgctggactggattaatcacaagctggaatcaagagctgggagaaatatcaataacctcagatatgcagataacactgcAGATAAcacacttacagcagaaagtgaagaactaaagagcttcttgatgaaagtgaaagaggagagtcaaaaagttggcttaaaactcaacattcagaaaactaagatcatggcatctggtgacATCACTtgctggcaaatagatggggaaacagtggaaacagtggcagattttattttggggggctccagaatcactgcagatggtgactgcagccatgaaattaaaagacactttctccttggaagaaaagttatgaccaacctagacaacatattagaaaacagagacattactttgcaaacaaaggtccatctagttaaagctttgatttttccaatagtcatgtattgttgtaagagttggactataaagaaagttgagagccaaagaattgatgcttttgaactgtggtgttggagaagactcttgagagtcccttggactgcaaaagatccaaccagtccatcctaaaggaaatcagtcctgaatattcattggaaagattaatgttaaagttgaaactccaatactttggccacctgatgcaaagaactgactcatttgaaaagaccctgatgctgggaatgattgaaggcatgaggagaaggggatgacagaggatgagatggttggatgggatggcatcaccaactcaaggacataagtttgaataagctccaggagttggtgatggacagggaagcctggtgtgctgcagtccaggggtctcaaagagtcagacatgactgagcgactgaactgaagacatggaagcaacctaaatgtccattgacagaaaatagataaagaagctgtggtatatgtgttctgctgctgctgctgctgctaagtcgcttcagtcgtgtccgactctgtgcaaccccaaagacggcagcccaccaggcttccctgtccctgggattctccaggcaagaacttaTATGTGTTCTAGGTTATTAAAATataggttcagctcagttcagttcagttcagttcagtcactcatgcaGCTATATAACTGAAATCAACACAATGGTGTAAATTGACtagacttcaatttaaaaatggatgaaaatttaaaaaaaactttattcacATTCCTATTCTATGAACTCATGTTCCAttctttaaggattttctttatcattcagttcaacaACTTTATCAATAGGCTAAAGCATTTTAGCACTGGCTACACAGTATGAGTAAGATGATTCTATCCTAAAGCTAGCATCACAGAAACATgtgaatttttacaaaattatctAGGCAGTacattaataaaagaataaaatgtattgAGAAGGGCATAATACATCTTAACAGTTGAATCTGGTTTTAAGTATGaacaatatataacatatacaaaaATCCAATAACATTCAAAGGCAGATAGAATAGGCATTTGAGTGTTTTTATAGAATAATAATGTCACTGCTAAAGTATAGGTTATCTTGGTAAGAGAGAAAAGAATCCAGAAGATAAATTTaaagccaatttttaaaatctgtggatTCTACACTCATAAatgtttctctgatgattagtgacttttgcttttattgttttttttttctctttcaaatactGCTCTTACTGAATTCTCCCCACTGTCCATGTGAAAAGGGATAAgttttataacttttataatagccacattttaagtgttattttttcatatatgattCATTTTCCATGGCTACACACAAAAAAGGCAGACATGCAAACATATAGGTACATAAATGCACATACCACTGATCATGGGTTTTATACTGGTGAACATGTTTTCCTGTCTTGTGGCAGGTCTTATGTTCAGGAACTTGAGTGGATTACAGACCAATATATACAAGAACTTACCTTGCAACCATCAGAAGGTTCAATCTGCCACCATATACAACACATGTGCCAGAAAATGTTGCCCCTCCCCATTCTAGAGATTTAAAAGTAATGGAATGCCTGAATGCATGATATAGTCAGCCTTTTCCTGAATTAGTCACTTATCCAAGGAAACATTGACTATCATCTAGAATATCTATGAAGGAGTCAATATTTTATGACTTATTTATGGTTTTATAACAATGTCTGGCTCTCAATATACATTCCATGAAAATTTGTGATtagggtgggaaaaaaaaatcatgtcaacTAATAAGTCAGGACATAGCTAAGTCCACAGTGCTTCTCATCACTGTTCCTTCAGTCATCTCCCAAAAGGTGAATGTATTTttgccagcatattaaaaagcagaggtattactttgcaaacaaaggtctgtatattcaaagctatgttttttttcagtagtcatatgtgAATGTTAGAgtgcaccataaagaaggtgaacaccaaagaattgatgcttttgagctgtggtgttggaagacccttgagagtacctttgactgcaaaaagatccaaccagtaaatcctaaaggaaatcaatcctgaatattcattgaaaggactgatgctgaagctgaagctccaataatttggccatctgatgttaagagctgactcattagaaaagcccctgatgctgggaaagattgaaggcaggaggaggagaagaaggcgacagaggatgaggtggttggatggcatcattgactcaatggacatgagtttgggcaagttctgggacatggtgaaggacagggaagtctggcatgtttcagtccacgtggtcacaaacagtcagacataactgagtgactgaacaacaacaaacattttcTGTGCTATTAGACCCATAGTAGAATCTCTTTCCTTCCCATACATCTGCACTTATCCTTCCTATAACCTTATCCTTCCTATGTACCATTGGGATCTCCTGTCCCCATAATTAATAATTTACCTGTATCCTCAAATAatttacttaacattttttataCCTCTTAGTGTTATTGAATTGAGACTCTTTCTTGAAGACAGTATTTCAACCACAACTCCCTTATGAGAAAATAATCCACACTCACTACTTCAGAAGTGGGATTTGAGCTATTGGCTTTAATTCTATTTCTAGATCATTCCATCtgctcctatttttaaaatacatggatTCATTTGAAGCTCATGTCATTTTAGCTGAGCAACTATCTAGACTAGAATTTCCACAGTGTGGTCCCTAAACagcctgcatcagaatcacccatGGTGTTATTTAAAATGCTCATCCCAGAGCAACAATCAAATGCTTTAAATCAGAAATTCTGAGTATGGAAACACAAGTACTTTAACTTTAACAAGTACACCATGTGAATCTTATGAATTCTAAAGCCTGAGGAATGGTATACCTTCTTCCTTCATACTGCTGTCATTTACTGGTATCATGACCTCTCTCCCCATGCATTTACATTTTGGGATCAGATGCACAAACTTTTCACTTACTAAAAGACCTGGTATCATTGGCAGCCTATGTCAAAAGTAAGATGAACTTTTGAATATGCCAGCATCCCTGTTTGCATCTCCAAGGTAGATACCACTTTTCATTTCAGGTACTCATTACTATATCCACATCATAAACCTCAACATTCCCTAGAGCTGCTCCAGCTTTACTATCTTAAAGCAATATGTCACAAAACAACCTCTGTCCTTTTAGATTCCTTCCCATTTACTTCCTTTAATCTTAGAATAGAGTGGAAAGATAAAAATGCTTATACAACCATTGTTATCTTATCAACAGTGAGAATTGTATTGTTATTTCTTACAAGTTTAATGTTGGTTTGAGTTACTTAATACTTTTTtaaggaaggaggtgggagaggggttcaggatgaggaacagtgcacacccgtggcggattcatgttggtgtatggtaaaaccagtacaatattgtaaagtaattagcctccaattaaaataaataaatttatattttaaaaggtcacagataagaattcatttttaaaatttgatatgaAATCTCCAAATCAGAAACAAGTGGTATAGTTTATTAGTATAGGAAAATGGGATGGAATAGAGCCTCATACTATTTCCACCTGTACATGCAACAGGCATCAGCAGATGGGAGGTATAGTTGATTAGACAATCTTACAGGAGAATCAAGTTTATACCCTTGATttcagtgaaacaaactagagTAGTGAACACTTATAAGTGGTagataaaaaaatcaataaataaattttggtgAATAATATTCAAAGGTCAAAAGGCATGAGGCATGGTAATCAGACCAAAGCAGGAGTTGAAGAGCAAGTCTCTCccccattaagaaaataaattaaaaatattttggttaaTATCTCTATACAGCTTTGGACAATAAGCTCCATGATGTGGATGATTTTTTGTGTCTTgaaaagtggaagttgctcagtcatgtctgactctatggactatacagtccatgaaattctccaggccagaatatcggagtgggtagcctttcctttctccatgggtattcccaatccaagaatcaaacccaggtctctcacattgtaggcagatttttttaccaactgagacacAAGGGACTTGGATTTGATAAAAAGAAAGCCATTTCATTATGACAGAgactcagaaagaggaaaaatgaagacAATTCCTATAATTGAAGGCCCAGAATATTGGGGCTCAAACTAAGAAACTTGGGTACAGGTTTGTAGAGCAGTAGCACCAGACAGCAGTAAGTACTGACCTCTGCTTGGCAAACATTGGTGTACTGGGGATTTCTAGGCACATCACACATCAACAAAAGACAGACTGAGGCAAAAAGGCAGAAGTAACTCAAAAACTAGAACTACTGGTTAGATTACCTAAGTATTTCTTGAACACTCTCTAAAAAATGTTAGGAGCCTTGTTGGGACTAGGTGTTTAGATGGAAGTAATAGTTGGGAAATAGAAACACTATAGTGgaggaaaatagaacaaaggaaagagaaataatgGAAAGGCATGAAATGTTATACTTAGTCTTTTATTTTGgcaagtttgtgtttcttttgttgCCCCAATGCAACTATATTATGTGCTATTTAATATGactaataaatatattcatttctacCATATACTGTGCCTAAATCAGCACCATGAAGAAAATAAGGCTTAATCAGTGATTGATGAATAGGACTGAAATCTCAGCTTGAGCAAAATGCAGCTCCTTTTCTACTACTCTAAGGTTGGGAGGTATATCTTCAGCTTTTTATgataaagttattttctttcttaggtTAAGCAAACATCCAACATATGTCAACATCTTTAGTTATTCTGAATATTCCAGATCCTCCTCCCAGCCTTATTAGTGCCCCCTTTACCTCCTTGTTCCTTAGAGTGTAGATGAGTGGGTTAAGAGTCGGGGTTACAACAGTGTAGAAAAGGGTGAGAAACTTGCCCTGTTCATGAGTATAGTGACTCTTGGGTTGAAGATAAACAGCTGTGACAGTGCCATAGAAGAGGGACACTACAAGAAGATGAGACGTGCAGGTACCAAATGCTTTCTTCTTCCCTGCAGTTGACTTTATTCTCAgcacagctttatttttttttttttttttttttttttatttttatttattattttttttaatttttattttttttttaaattttaaaatcttaaattcttacatgcgttcccaaacatgaacccccctcccacctccctccccacaacatctctctgggtcatccccatgcacctgccccaagcaagctgcaccctacgtcagacatggactggcgattcaattcttacatgacagtatacatgttagaattcccattctcccaaatcctcccaccctctccctctccctctgagtccaaaagtccgttatacacatctgtgtcttttttcctgtcttgcatacagggtcgtcattgccatcttcctaaattccatatatatgtgttagtatactgtattggtgtttttctttctggcttacttcactctgtataattggctccagtttcatccatctcatcagaactgattcaaatgaattctttttaacggctgagtaatactccattgtgtatatgtaccacagctttcttatccattcatctgctgatggacatctaggttgtttccatgtcctggctattataaacagtgctgcgatgaacattggggtacatgtgtctctttcaattctggtttcctccgtgtgtatgcccagaagtgggattgctgggtcataaggtagttctatttgcaattttttaaggaatctccacactgttctccatagtggctgtactagtttgcattcccaccaacagtgtaggagggttcccttttctccacaccctctccagcatttactgcttgcagatttttggatcgcagcgaTTCTGacgggtgtgaagtggtacctcattgtggttttgatttgcatttctctaataatgagtgatgttgagcatcttttcatgtgtttgttagccatccgtatgtcttctttggagaaatgtctatttagttctttggcccattttttgattgggtcatttatttttctggaattgagctgcagaagttgcttgtatatttttgagattagttgtttgtcagttgtttcatttgctattattttctcccattcagaaggctgtcttttcaccttgcttatattttcctttgttgtacagaagcttttaattttaattagatcccatttgtttatttttgcttttatttccagaattctgggaggtggatcatagaggatcctgctgtgatttatgtctgagagtgttttgcctatgttctcctctaggagttttatagtttctgatcttacatttagatctttaatccattttgagtttatttttgtgtacggtgttagaaagtgatctagtttcattcttttacaagtggttgaccagttttcccagcaccacttgttaaagagattgtctttactccattgtatattcttgcctcctttgtcaaagataaggtgtccatatgtgtgtggatttatctctgggctttctattttgttccattgatctatatgtctgtctttgtgccagtaccatactgtcttgatgactgtggctttgtagtagagcctgaagtcaggcaagttgattcctccagttccattcttctttctcaagattgctttggctattcgaggttttttgtgtttccataaaaaccttctccaggatagatcacatcctgggccataaatctaaacttgataaattcaaaaaaatcgaaatcattccaagcatcttttctgaccataatgcattaagattagatctcaattacaggagaaaaactattaaaaattccaaaatatggaggttgaacaacacacttctgaataaccaacaaatcacagaagaaatcaaaaaagaaatcaaaatatgcatagaaactaatgaaaatgaaaacacaacaacccaaaacctgtgggacactataaaagcagtgctaagaggaaagttcatagcaatacaggcatacctcaagaaacaagaaaaaagtcaaatgaataacctaactctgcaactaaagcaactagaaaaggaagagttggagaaccccagagttagtagaaggaaagaaatcttaaaaattagggcagaaataaatgcaaaagaaacaaaagagaccatagcaaaaattaacaaagccaaaagctggttctttgaaaggataaataaaattgacaaaccattagccagactcatcaagaagcaaagagagaaaaatcaaatcaataaaattagaaatgaaaatggagagatcacaacagacaacacagaaatacaaaggatcataagagactactatcagcagttgtatgccaataaaatggacaacgtggaagaaatggacaaattcttagaaaagtacaattttccaaaactgaaccaggaagaaatagaaaatcttaacagacccatcacaagcacagaaattgaaatggtaatcagaaatcttccagcaaacaaaagcccaggtccagacggcttcacagcggaattctaccaaaaatttcgagaagagctaacacctatcctcctcaaactcttccagaaaattgcagaggaaggtaaacttccaaactcattctatgaggccaccatcaccctaataccaaaacctgacaaagatgtcacaaaaaaggaaaactacaggccaatatcactgatgaacatagatgcaaaaatcctcaacaaaattctagcaatcagaatccaacaacacattaaaaagatcatacaccatgaccaagtgggctttatcccagggatgcaaggattcttcaatatccgcaaatcaatcaatgtaattcaccacattaacaaattgaaaaataaaaaccatatgattatctcaatagatgcagagaaagcctttgacaaaattcaacatccatttatgataaaaactctccagaaagcaggaatagaaggaacatacctcaacataataaaagcaatatatgacaaacccacagcaaacattatcctcaatggtgaaaaattgaaagcattccccctaaagtcaggaacaagacaagggtgtccactttcaccgctactattcaacatagttctggaagttttggccacagcaatcagagcagaaaaagaaataaaaggaatccaaattggaaaagaagaagtaaaactctcactgtttgcagatgacatgatcctctacatggaaaaccctaaagactccaccagaaaattactagacctaatcaatgaatatagtaaagttgcaggatataaaatcaacacacagaaatcccttgcattcctatacacgaataatgagaaagtagaaaaagaaattaaggaaacaattccattcaccattgcaacgaaaagaataaaatacttaggaatatatctacctaaagaaactaaagacctatatatagaaaactataaaacactgatgaaagaaatcaaagaggacactaatagatggagaaatataccatgttcatggatcggaagaatcaatatagtgaaaatgactatactacccaaagcaatttacaaatttaatgcaatccctgtcaagctaccagccacatttttcacagaactagaacaaataatttcaagatttgtatggaaactcaGCACAGCTTTAGCAATAGCAATGTAAGAGGAAAGGATAATAAGCAAGGGCACCACCAGGAGAATAATACCAGCTATGAGTATCTGGATTTCAATGTCGATGGTGTCTGCACTGGGAGACCTGAATGAGGGCTGGAACTTCACACACTATGTCATCCACCTTCTGGTGGGAGCAGAAAGGTAACTGGAGGGTAGCAGGAGACTGAATCAGAGACTGAAtcaggccagtcccccatgctagGATGGCCAGCTGCAGACAAAGTTTTGGGTGCATGATAGTGGTATATTTTAGTGGATGACACACTGCCACATAGCGGTCCACAGCCATGACCACAAGCAGGACACATTCAGTGGTCCCAAGCCACAAGAAGACATAGAGTTGAATGGCACAGCCAGTGTAGCTGATGGTCTTCTCTGGACCCCAGAAATTAACCAACATCTGTGGAACACAGCTGCTGGTGAAACAGAGATCCAGCAGAGATAGGTTGGAAAGAAAGTAATACATTGGGCTGTGGAGTTTTGGATCGTTCACAGAGACAAGAATTATGACCATATTTCCTGTAATAGTTAAGCAATAAGAGATCAGAATTACTGAAAAGAGCATCTTCTCCAAATATGGCTTGTCAGAGAAGCCTAGAAGGACGAAATCACTGTGGCTGTCATTGCAAATTGTGAACATAGCCTCTAGAGCAATTGTCTCTTCAAGGAATGGTTTCAAATGAAGTTGGCTCAAAGACCTGTGATGTTCCAGTACAGAAACAGGAGGAGGGGCAGTATgaattatttgattctttttactAAATAATGAGATTTTTGCATCCTTATTTTGGGAATACAATGCAAGATTTAGTGATCTGTTTTAATCTTTGAT
The window above is part of the Capra hircus breed San Clemente unplaced genomic scaffold, ASM170441v1, whole genome shotgun sequence genome. Proteins encoded here:
- the LOC108634981 gene encoding LOW QUALITY PROTEIN: olfactory receptor 2H2-like (The sequence of the model RefSeq protein was modified relative to this genomic sequence to represent the inferred CDS: deleted 1 base in 1 codon), with the translated sequence MFTICNDSHSDFVLLGFSDKPYLEKMLFSVILISYCLTITGNMVIILVSVNDPKLHSPMYYFLSNLSLLDLCFTSSCVPQMLVNFWGPEKTISYTGCAIQLYVFLWLGTTECVLLVVMAVDRYVAVCHPLKYTTIMHPKLCLQLAILAWGTGLIQSLIQSPATLQLPFCSHQKVDDIVCEVPALIQVSSADTIDIEIQILIAGIILLVVPLLIILSSYIAIAKAVLTVLRIKSTAGKKKAFGTCTSHLLVVSLFYGTVTAVYLQPKSHYTHEQGKFLTLFYTVVTPTLNPLIYTLRNKEVKGALIRLGGGSGIFRITKDVDICWMFA